Proteins encoded within one genomic window of Planctomycetota bacterium:
- a CDS encoding tetratricopeptide repeat protein has product MSAVNRNDPCPCGSGRKAKNCCHRAEVPAAKSSTVLLPALGGAPARRVPLAEAVGIACELQRRGQLAPAAQLFELVLAANGEHADALFFFGILRHQTGQSAEGLALMRRALEQAPGNRLYHYNFAIINAEIGDRAQAIASYRRSIEIEPNADACNNLAGLLLDEGCLDEAIACFRRGGELNPDDAVQQSNMLYALNYRPNPDLGKMFEEHKAFGERHERVIARMPPREAEHGPGERPLRIGYVSSDFRQHAVVHLVEPALESHDKSRFEIYCFYNYPKHDAVTRRIQSLVPHWREIAGRTDAEVARMIREDRIDILVDLSGHTPLHRLLVFARKPVPVQVSWIAYPNTTGLTAIDYRLTDDIRDPVGANDAFHTEKLVRLPRTVTCFRPLDHAPEVGPLPALTAGHVMFGSFNNFIKMHGGLLETWAGILRRVPGSRLTLKYRSFESPSIRAKVSEAFARGGVAPDRLVFLGSDDYHSHLKQYNSIDIALDTFPHNGDLTTCDALWMGVPVITFTGISHVARMGAGRLTAVGLAELVGRNREEYADIAVALAGDLPRLAALRGGLRQRMRASPLMDAKEFTRHLERAYRAMWETHLAGGTS; this is encoded by the coding sequence ATGAGCGCCGTGAACCGCAACGATCCCTGCCCCTGTGGCAGCGGGCGCAAGGCCAAGAATTGCTGTCACCGCGCCGAGGTGCCCGCCGCGAAGTCGAGCACGGTGCTGCTGCCGGCGCTGGGAGGAGCGCCGGCGCGGCGCGTGCCGCTCGCCGAAGCGGTCGGGATCGCCTGCGAATTGCAGCGCCGTGGGCAGCTCGCCCCCGCCGCTCAACTCTTCGAACTTGTCCTGGCCGCCAACGGTGAGCACGCTGATGCGCTTTTCTTCTTCGGAATTCTGCGGCACCAAACCGGACAAAGCGCCGAAGGCCTCGCTCTGATGCGCCGGGCGCTCGAGCAGGCTCCGGGCAACCGGCTCTACCACTACAACTTCGCGATCATCAATGCGGAGATCGGCGACCGCGCGCAGGCCATCGCCTCCTATCGGCGCTCGATCGAGATCGAGCCCAACGCTGACGCCTGCAACAACCTCGCCGGCCTGCTGCTCGACGAAGGTTGCCTCGACGAGGCGATCGCCTGCTTTCGCCGCGGCGGCGAACTGAATCCCGACGACGCGGTGCAGCAGAGCAACATGCTCTACGCGCTGAACTACCGGCCGAACCCGGATCTGGGCAAGATGTTCGAGGAACACAAGGCCTTTGGAGAGCGGCATGAGCGGGTCATCGCCCGGATGCCGCCGCGCGAGGCCGAGCACGGGCCCGGCGAACGCCCGCTGCGGATCGGCTACGTCTCCTCGGACTTTCGCCAGCACGCGGTGGTGCACCTGGTCGAGCCGGCGCTCGAGTCGCACGACAAGTCGCGCTTCGAGATCTACTGCTTCTACAACTATCCGAAGCATGACGCGGTGACGCGGCGCATCCAATCCCTGGTGCCGCATTGGCGCGAGATCGCCGGCCGCACCGACGCGGAGGTGGCACGGATGATCCGCGAGGATCGCATCGATATCCTGGTCGACCTCTCAGGGCACACACCGCTGCATCGCCTGCTGGTCTTTGCACGAAAGCCGGTGCCGGTGCAGGTGTCGTGGATCGCCTATCCCAACACCACGGGGCTGACCGCGATCGACTATCGCCTCACCGACGACATCCGTGATCCGGTCGGGGCCAACGACGCCTTCCACACCGAGAAGCTGGTTCGCCTGCCCCGCACCGTCACCTGCTTCAGGCCGCTGGACCATGCGCCGGAGGTCGGACCGCTTCCCGCCCTGACCGCGGGACACGTGATGTTCGGATCGTTCAACAACTTCATCAAGATGCACGGCGGGCTCCTGGAGACCTGGGCGGGCATTCTTCGCCGCGTGCCGGGATCCCGGCTGACCCTGAAGTACCGCAGCTTTGAGTCGCCGTCGATCCGCGCCAAGGTGTCCGAGGCCTTCGCCCGCGGCGGAGTGGCGCCGGATCGGCTCGTCTTCCTGGGCAGCGACGACTACCACTCGCATCTGAAGCAATACAACTCCATCGACATCGCGCTGGACACCTTCCCCCACAACGGCGACCTCACCACCTGCGACGCGCTGTGGATGGGCGTGCCGGTGATCACCTTCACCGGCATCTCTCACGTGGCACGCATGGGCGCGGGCCGGCTGACGGCGGTCGGACTTGCCGAATTGGTCGGCCGCAACCGCGAGGAATACGCGGACATCGCCGTGGCACTGGCCGGTGATCTTCCGCGGCTCGCGGCCCTACGCGGCGGGCTTCGGCAGCGCATGCGCGCATCGCCGCTGATGGACGCGAAGGAATTCACGCGCCACCTTGAGCGCGCCTACCGGGCGATGTGGGAAACCCATCTCGCGGGCGGCACGTCATGA
- a CDS encoding tetratricopeptide repeat protein: protein MSAVGRNDPCACGSGRKAKNCCQAGKGPAGTAPSIMLPGAEGLQSRRVPLPEAAQMAANRQQSGDIAGAEGIYRLILAADPGHGDALSFLGMFQYQLGKKQEALDLMRRATQMHPKVLSYHFNLGILHEELKDEKEAIASFRRAIAIEPLPAAWDRLGKLLRQTGELEEAAECCRQAIRQTPRERSANLHGNLAIILEQQGKLPEAMESLETALAIAPSDPALQDHYLYTMHLLPDPQPKAIFEAHQKFGRLFDQPMAPRDPQRDRAGGAQRKLRVGYVSPDFRQHSVAQCIEPVLAAHDPGKVEVFCYSNNAVADETTSRIRKLVPHWHPVQNRTIDEIAELIRVDGIDVLVDLAGHTTGNCLQVFGRKPAPVQVTWIGYPDTTGLTTIDYRITDHVADPPGEADALHTEKLWRLPECFSCFAAPAPSPEVAPLPALASGRITFGSFNNFAKTTPQVIEIWAGLLKRVSGSRLLLKNRSLLAPGVQARIHSMFSRHGVGADRIELLPADASPMEHLNRYHTIDIALDPFPYNGTTTTFEALWMGVPVVVLSGCNHAGRVGASLMSHLGMPEWIARNRDEYAEIAVAMAGDRTRLAALRAGLRQRLMASPLMDAKRFTRNLEQAYQSMWEAHHAESAR, encoded by the coding sequence ATGAGCGCGGTCGGACGCAACGATCCCTGCGCCTGCGGCAGCGGACGCAAAGCCAAGAACTGCTGCCAGGCGGGCAAGGGTCCTGCCGGTACGGCGCCTTCGATCATGCTGCCCGGCGCGGAAGGACTGCAATCGCGGCGCGTGCCGCTGCCCGAGGCGGCGCAGATGGCGGCGAATCGCCAGCAGAGCGGTGACATCGCCGGCGCGGAGGGGATCTACCGGCTCATTCTCGCGGCCGATCCCGGCCACGGCGACGCTCTCTCCTTTCTCGGAATGTTCCAATACCAGCTGGGGAAAAAACAGGAAGCCCTCGACCTAATGCGGCGAGCCACGCAGATGCATCCCAAGGTGCTCAGCTACCACTTCAATCTCGGGATTCTGCATGAGGAACTCAAGGATGAGAAGGAAGCGATCGCATCCTTCCGCCGCGCGATCGCGATCGAGCCCCTGCCCGCCGCCTGGGATCGACTGGGCAAGCTGCTTCGGCAGACGGGCGAACTGGAGGAAGCCGCCGAGTGCTGCCGACAGGCGATTCGCCAGACGCCGCGCGAGCGCAGCGCGAATCTGCATGGCAACCTGGCGATCATCCTGGAGCAGCAGGGCAAGTTGCCGGAAGCGATGGAAAGCCTCGAAACGGCGCTGGCCATCGCTCCGAGTGATCCGGCCCTGCAGGATCACTACCTCTACACCATGCATTTGCTGCCCGATCCGCAACCGAAGGCGATCTTCGAAGCTCACCAGAAGTTCGGCAGGCTCTTCGACCAACCCATGGCGCCGCGCGATCCGCAGCGCGATCGCGCCGGTGGAGCGCAGCGCAAGCTTCGCGTGGGCTATGTGTCGCCGGACTTCCGGCAGCACTCCGTCGCGCAGTGCATCGAACCGGTGCTGGCGGCGCATGATCCGGGCAAGGTCGAGGTGTTCTGCTACTCCAACAACGCGGTCGCGGACGAGACCACGAGTCGCATCCGGAAACTCGTGCCTCATTGGCATCCAGTCCAGAATCGCACCATCGATGAAATCGCCGAGCTGATCCGAGTCGACGGCATCGATGTGCTGGTCGACCTCGCGGGCCACACCACGGGCAACTGCCTGCAAGTCTTTGGTCGCAAGCCGGCGCCGGTGCAGGTCACGTGGATCGGCTATCCCGACACCACGGGCCTGACGACGATCGACTACCGCATCACCGACCATGTCGCCGACCCGCCGGGCGAGGCCGACGCCCTGCACACGGAAAAGCTCTGGCGTCTGCCGGAGTGCTTCTCCTGCTTTGCGGCTCCCGCGCCGAGCCCGGAGGTCGCACCGCTGCCGGCGCTCGCGTCGGGCCGCATCACCTTCGGTTCCTTCAACAATTTCGCCAAGACCACGCCGCAGGTGATCGAAATCTGGGCAGGACTTCTCAAGCGAGTTTCCGGCTCGCGGCTTCTTCTGAAGAATCGGAGTCTGTTGGCACCGGGCGTTCAGGCGCGGATCCACTCGATGTTCTCCCGGCATGGCGTCGGCGCCGATCGGATTGAGCTGCTGCCCGCAGACGCTTCGCCGATGGAGCACCTGAATCGCTACCACACGATCGACATCGCGCTGGATCCCTTCCCCTACAACGGCACCACCACGACCTTCGAGGCGCTGTGGATGGGCGTGCCGGTGGTCGTTCTGTCGGGCTGCAACCATGCGGGCCGCGTCGGTGCGAGCCTGATGAGCCATCTCGGGATGCCGGAATGGATCGCCCGCAATCGCGATGAATACGCGGAGATCGCCGTGGCGATGGCCGGCGATCGGACCAGGCTCGCGGCGCTTCGCGCGGGATTGCGTCAGCGATTGATGGCTTCCCCCTTGATGGATGCGAAGCGCTTCACCCGGAATCTGGAGCAGGCCTATCAATCGATGTGGGAAGCGCATCACGCGGAGAGCGCGCGATGA
- a CDS encoding tetratricopeptide repeat protein, protein MTPVDQALLQAKQLHKRGDLDSAEAAYQQALAAQPEHADALFFLGLLRHDRGDNTGALELMQRAIALRPDVAAYHFNIGTFFAATGRNEEAVAAYRRAIALDPSQSGPHNNLGLMLQELGRPDEAAESYKQALKLMPPEQAAPVLSNLANALQELGRTRESIERYAMAMALSPQNPVAHSNYVFALNYLAKPDRAAIFAAHRKYAERFERPVTRLAPRAPRQHAADGAPLPLRVGYVSCDFRRNAVAHFIEPVLAHHDRRRVEVFCYSNHTIVDDVTRRLKGVAHHWRDVADLSDDEAARLVREDGIDVLIDLTGHAGNDRLMLFARKPAPVQATWIGYPNTTGLSSIDYRITDALCDPPGQSEAFHTEKLFRLPDCFSCFQPPTEAPEVGPLPATAANRITFGSFNNLLKISPEVVEVWSRILNRVPGSRLILKSRNFHSPSMQALIRAAFAKHGVSGDRLDLLGSDADHAAHLGCYNHVDLGLDPFPYNGTTTTLDALWMGVPVITLAGESHVSRVGVSQLTNIGLPELIARDKDEYVEIAAALAGDLPRLAAMRKGLRQRMRQSPLTDAPRFTRHLENAYQSMWDAFVAERKP, encoded by the coding sequence ATGACTCCGGTCGACCAGGCGTTGCTTCAAGCCAAGCAACTCCACAAGCGGGGCGATCTGGATTCCGCCGAGGCGGCCTACCAGCAGGCGCTCGCCGCGCAACCCGAGCACGCCGACGCGCTTTTTTTCCTGGGGCTGCTTCGCCACGATCGCGGCGACAACACCGGGGCGCTGGAGCTGATGCAGCGGGCCATCGCGCTGCGGCCGGATGTGGCCGCCTATCACTTCAACATCGGAACCTTCTTCGCGGCCACCGGCCGCAACGAGGAGGCCGTCGCCGCCTATCGACGGGCGATCGCGCTCGATCCATCGCAGTCGGGGCCGCACAATAATCTTGGCCTCATGCTGCAGGAACTTGGAAGGCCGGACGAAGCGGCGGAGAGCTACAAACAGGCCCTCAAGCTCATGCCGCCGGAACAGGCCGCGCCGGTTCTTTCCAATCTGGCCAACGCCCTGCAGGAGCTGGGACGCACCCGCGAGTCGATCGAGCGCTACGCGATGGCGATGGCCCTCTCGCCGCAGAATCCGGTGGCCCACAGCAACTACGTCTTCGCCCTCAACTATCTGGCCAAGCCGGACCGCGCGGCCATTTTCGCGGCGCATCGCAAGTATGCCGAGCGATTCGAACGCCCGGTCACGCGGCTTGCCCCGAGGGCGCCGCGCCAGCACGCCGCGGATGGCGCCCCGCTTCCCCTTCGCGTCGGCTACGTCTCCTGCGATTTTCGGCGCAACGCCGTGGCGCACTTCATCGAGCCGGTCCTGGCCCATCACGACCGGCGGCGCGTGGAAGTGTTCTGCTACTCCAACCACACCATCGTGGATGATGTGACCCGCCGCCTCAAGGGAGTGGCGCATCATTGGCGCGACGTTGCCGATCTCTCGGATGACGAGGCGGCGAGGCTGGTTCGCGAAGACGGCATCGATGTGCTGATCGATCTCACCGGTCATGCGGGCAATGACCGTCTGATGCTCTTCGCCCGGAAACCGGCGCCGGTGCAGGCGACCTGGATCGGCTACCCCAACACCACCGGGCTTTCGAGCATCGACTACCGGATCACCGACGCGCTGTGCGATCCGCCCGGCCAGAGCGAGGCCTTCCACACCGAGAAACTTTTTCGCCTGCCCGATTGCTTCTCATGCTTTCAGCCGCCGACGGAGGCGCCCGAGGTCGGTCCCCTGCCGGCGACGGCGGCGAATCGCATCACCTTCGGCTCCTTCAACAATCTCCTGAAGATCTCCCCGGAGGTCGTCGAGGTCTGGTCGAGGATTCTGAATCGCGTTCCCGGTTCGCGGCTGATTCTCAAGAGCAGAAACTTTCATTCCCCATCGATGCAGGCCCTGATCCGCGCCGCCTTTGCCAAGCACGGCGTGTCCGGCGACCGGCTGGATCTGCTGGGCAGCGACGCCGACCACGCCGCGCATCTGGGTTGCTACAACCACGTCGACCTTGGGCTGGATCCCTTCCCCTACAACGGAACCACCACCACGCTCGACGCGCTCTGGATGGGGGTGCCGGTGATCACGCTTGCCGGCGAGAGTCATGTCAGCCGCGTGGGCGTGAGCCAGTTGACGAACATCGGCCTGCCGGAATTGATCGCCAGGGACAAGGACGAATACGTCGAGATTGCCGCAGCCCTTGCGGGAGATTTGCCCAGGCTGGCGGCGATGCGCAAGGGCCTGCGTCAGCGCATGAGGCAGTCGCCCCTGACGGACGCGCCACGTTTCACCCGTCACCTGGAGAACGCCTATCAATCGATGTGGGATGCCTTCGTCGCGGAGCGCAAGCCATGA
- a CDS encoding tetratricopeptide repeat protein has protein sequence MHSPSPNDPCPCGSGRKAKNCCHRPGAPAGRGGAVTIAAADGTPAQKLSPAEAISLAQDLHEGGDREGAERIYRLVLEADPENGEALFFTGVLRHQEKRYDEALELMRRGLAKVPGAANLHYNIGKLYDDLERYPEAIAAYRRAIEINPKHALAHNNLGLALRDVGQLDEAIECLERAVRLRPESQTLIQNLISTMNYVPSLDGAAIFKAHRELCALLERPIARFAPRPRNVPPRPLRIGYVSGDFRRHSVAHFIEPVLARHDPSRVEVFCYYNDTVEDEVTQRLKSLSPHWCVIGGMNDHDAARKIRDDDIDLLVDLAGHTNQNSLLMFARKPAPVQATWIGYPNTTGFTNIDYRITDALCDPPGAADALHTEQLMRLPDCFSCFQPPADSPEVGSLPALKAGAIMFGSFNYFIKMNHDVIETWARILKRVPASRLTLKYRSLNSESIQAVVHEAFAKHGVARERLVLMGTDESQRAHLDRYNSIDIALDPFPYNGTTTTCDALWMGVPVITLAGDRHAGRVGVSQLTNTGLPELVAKNRDEYVEIAATLAGDLPRLAALRKGLRRRLADSPLMDAERFTRNLERAYQTMWEAHLAEIWR, from the coding sequence ATGCACAGTCCGAGCCCCAACGATCCCTGTCCGTGCGGAAGCGGGCGCAAGGCGAAGAACTGCTGCCATCGACCCGGAGCTCCGGCGGGTCGCGGAGGCGCGGTCACCATTGCGGCCGCGGACGGAACGCCGGCTCAGAAACTTTCTCCGGCGGAGGCGATATCGCTGGCCCAGGATCTCCATGAGGGCGGCGACCGCGAAGGGGCCGAGCGGATCTACAGACTCGTCCTCGAAGCGGATCCCGAGAACGGCGAGGCACTTTTTTTTACGGGAGTGTTGCGGCATCAGGAGAAGCGATACGACGAGGCGCTGGAGCTGATGCGACGCGGCTTGGCGAAGGTTCCCGGCGCCGCCAACCTGCACTACAACATCGGCAAGCTCTACGACGACCTCGAGCGCTATCCCGAGGCCATCGCCGCCTATCGCCGCGCGATCGAGATCAATCCCAAGCACGCGCTGGCCCACAACAACCTGGGCCTGGCGCTGAGGGATGTCGGCCAGCTCGACGAGGCGATCGAGTGCCTCGAGCGGGCGGTTCGACTGCGACCTGAGTCGCAGACCCTGATCCAGAACTTGATTTCCACCATGAACTATGTGCCCAGCCTGGATGGTGCCGCCATCTTCAAGGCGCATCGCGAGCTCTGCGCCCTGCTGGAGCGGCCGATCGCGCGATTCGCTCCGCGGCCGAGGAATGTCCCGCCGCGCCCGCTCCGCATCGGCTATGTCTCGGGAGATTTCCGGCGGCACTCCGTCGCGCACTTCATCGAGCCCGTGCTGGCTCGCCACGACCCGTCGCGCGTCGAGGTGTTCTGCTACTACAACGACACCGTGGAGGACGAGGTGACGCAGCGCCTCAAGAGCCTGTCGCCGCACTGGTGCGTCATCGGTGGGATGAACGACCACGACGCCGCGCGGAAGATCCGCGATGACGACATCGACCTGCTGGTCGACCTGGCGGGGCATACCAACCAGAACAGCCTGCTGATGTTCGCACGCAAGCCGGCGCCGGTGCAGGCGACCTGGATCGGCTATCCCAACACGACGGGCTTCACCAACATCGACTACCGCATCACCGACGCTCTGTGCGATCCCCCCGGCGCGGCCGACGCGCTCCACACCGAGCAATTGATGCGCCTGCCTGATTGCTTCTCGTGCTTTCAGCCCCCCGCCGATTCCCCCGAAGTCGGATCGCTGCCGGCGCTCAAGGCCGGCGCCATCATGTTCGGCTCGTTCAATTACTTCATCAAGATGAACCACGATGTCATCGAGACCTGGGCGCGGATTCTCAAGCGCGTTCCAGCGTCGCGGCTGACCTTGAAATACCGCAGCCTGAACTCGGAATCGATCCAGGCGGTGGTGCACGAAGCGTTCGCCAAGCATGGCGTGGCCCGCGAGCGACTGGTGCTGATGGGCACCGACGAGTCGCAGCGGGCGCATCTGGATCGCTACAACTCCATCGACATCGCGCTGGATCCCTTTCCCTACAACGGCACCACCACCACGTGCGACGCCCTGTGGATGGGCGTGCCCGTGATCACTTTGGCCGGAGACCGCCACGCGGGGCGCGTGGGCGTGAGCCAGCTGACGAACACTGGCCTGCCGGAGCTGGTCGCCAAGAACAGGGATGAGTACGTCGAGATCGCTGCGACGCTCGCGGGAGATTTGCCAAGACTCGCGGCGCTGCGCAAGGGTCTGCGCCGGCGGCTGGCGGATTCGCCGCTGATGGACGCGGAACGATTCACCCGCAATCTTGAGCGCGCCTATCAAACGATGTGGGAAGCCCATCTCGCGGAGATCTGGCGATGA
- a CDS encoding NAD(P)/FAD-dependent oxidoreductase, producing the protein MVFVPDLDAPMVIVIGGGFGGIAVVQSLARAPVNVVLIDKKNHHLFQPLLYQVATSVLPSSNIAFPIRRIFRGQENAYVFNDEVQSVDRAGRRVLFANGTAAPYDYLVLAAGASSSYFGRDEWEAFAPGMKSLEDAGAIRSRILRAFEDAEAETDPDALQAHLTFVVVGGGATGVELSGAIKELGVDSISRDFRRFDAASARVILVEAGPRLLANMSEASSESALKALIDIGVEVRLKQKVNNVFADGVEIDGERIQANTVVWSAGVKASALGATLGAELDSSGRVKVAPDCSVKGSPEVFVIGDMAAIRCAKSGKPVPGVAQGAMQMGSFVAGIIKREAIARKKAADAVKRGKTSSSSAVGPSRGAFRYRDLGTMATIGRAKAVAELAGMKFHGLPAWLLWLFIHLVSLVGFHNRILVFLSWAFSYLTYSKGSRIISGNPPSQVVDPVGGDAGNSPEERRRAVAELLKRM; encoded by the coding sequence ATGGTTTTCGTGCCCGATCTTGATGCGCCAATGGTGATCGTCATCGGCGGCGGTTTCGGTGGAATCGCGGTGGTTCAATCGCTGGCACGGGCGCCCGTGAACGTCGTGCTCATCGACAAGAAGAACCACCACCTCTTCCAGCCGCTGCTCTACCAGGTGGCGACCTCGGTGCTGCCCTCCTCGAACATCGCGTTTCCCATCCGGCGCATCTTCCGCGGCCAGGAGAATGCCTACGTCTTCAATGACGAGGTCCAGAGCGTCGACCGCGCCGGGCGCCGGGTGCTCTTCGCCAACGGCACGGCCGCCCCCTATGACTATCTCGTGCTGGCCGCGGGAGCCAGCTCCAGCTACTTCGGCCGCGACGAGTGGGAAGCCTTCGCGCCGGGCATGAAATCGCTCGAGGATGCCGGCGCGATCCGCAGCCGAATTCTCCGCGCCTTCGAGGACGCGGAGGCGGAGACCGATCCCGACGCCCTGCAGGCGCACCTCACCTTCGTGGTGGTCGGAGGCGGAGCCACCGGCGTGGAGCTTTCCGGCGCCATCAAGGAGCTCGGCGTGGATTCCATCTCGAGGGACTTCCGCCGCTTCGACGCGGCGAGCGCCCGGGTGATTCTGGTGGAGGCGGGTCCGCGGCTGCTCGCCAACATGAGCGAGGCTTCCTCGGAGTCCGCGCTGAAGGCGCTGATCGACATCGGCGTGGAGGTGCGCCTGAAGCAGAAGGTCAACAACGTCTTCGCCGACGGCGTGGAGATCGACGGCGAGCGCATCCAGGCCAACACCGTGGTGTGGTCGGCGGGCGTGAAGGCCAGCGCGCTCGGTGCCACGCTCGGCGCCGAGCTGGATTCCAGCGGCCGCGTAAAGGTGGCGCCGGATTGCTCGGTGAAGGGAAGCCCGGAAGTTTTCGTGATCGGAGACATGGCGGCGATCCGCTGCGCCAAGAGCGGCAAGCCGGTGCCCGGCGTAGCCCAGGGAGCGATGCAGATGGGCAGCTTCGTCGCCGGCATCATCAAGCGCGAGGCGATCGCCCGGAAGAAGGCTGCCGACGCCGTCAAGCGAGGGAAGACTTCGAGCAGCAGCGCCGTAGGTCCGTCACGCGGCGCTTTCCGCTACCGCGATCTGGGAACGATGGCCACCATCGGCCGTGCCAAGGCGGTCGCGGAGCTCGCCGGAATGAAATTCCACGGACTCCCCGCGTGGCTGCTATGGCTCTTCATCCATCTGGTCTCGCTGGTGGGCTTTCACAACCGCATCCTGGTCTTTCTCTCGTGGGCGTTCTCCTACCTCACCTACAGCAAGGGCTCGCGGATCATCAGCGGCAATCCGCCATCGCAGGTCGTCGATCCCGTCGGAGGCGACGCGGGCAATTCCCCCGAGGAGCGGCGCCGCGCCGTGGCCGAGCTTTTGAAGCGCATGTGA
- a CDS encoding VOC family protein yields the protein MPIRGITPILNVSSVPKSLEWFESLGWHRGFTWGDDGMIPGAASTDAKGDAHFGSVCAGDEKSESQIFLCCSGQGSRGTIMPRWPGDDQTDGVWMSWWIDSIESLDALHVKAVELGYIVTMPPTDEPWGVREFHLRHPDGHMFRVSSFRPSGK from the coding sequence ATGCCGATCCGCGGGATCACCCCCATCCTGAACGTGAGCAGTGTCCCCAAGAGCCTGGAGTGGTTTGAATCGCTGGGGTGGCACCGCGGTTTCACCTGGGGCGACGATGGCATGATTCCCGGAGCGGCCAGCACAGATGCAAAGGGCGACGCCCATTTCGGCAGCGTCTGTGCCGGTGACGAGAAGAGCGAATCCCAGATCTTCCTCTGCTGCAGCGGCCAGGGTTCGCGCGGCACGATCATGCCCCGCTGGCCGGGAGACGATCAGACCGACGGCGTCTGGATGAGCTGGTGGATCGACTCGATCGAGTCGCTCGATGCTCTGCATGTCAAGGCCGTCGAGCTGGGTTACATTGTCACCATGCCGCCGACCGACGAACCGTGGGGCGTCCGCGAGTTCCATCTTCGGCATCCCGACGGGCACATGTTTCGGGTTTCATCCTTCCGTCCTTCGGGAAAATAG
- a CDS encoding pyridine nucleotide-disulfide oxidoreductase, with protein sequence MSTKEHTPGADFDWTVVGAGPAGIATVGKLIDAGVDPKRVAWIDPQFKVGDFGTKWRNVSGNTNVGLFVEFLNCCKAFHYRECDRGFSLHQQDPTRTCELHRMAEPLEWVTAQLRRQVVCFETPANSLKAHDQVWHVALAGSSIRSHNVVLAIGADPVSLRLPGVEEIPLADAMDAQRLAGHCSAKDTVAVFGSSHSAILAIRLLIEHCGVKQVVNFFQAPLRFAVPMGDWIQNDDTGLKGATAEWARTHIEAACHPRLERHESTEANMKLYLPRCTKAIYAVGFARRHIPVAGLHELRHNPSNGVIAPGLFGVGIAFPEAKVNRDGTLEHRVGLWKFMQYLSEVLPHWLRTSDS encoded by the coding sequence ATGAGCACGAAGGAGCACACGCCCGGCGCCGACTTCGACTGGACCGTCGTCGGCGCCGGTCCTGCCGGCATCGCCACGGTGGGCAAGCTGATCGACGCCGGCGTGGATCCGAAGCGAGTCGCCTGGATCGATCCGCAGTTCAAGGTCGGGGACTTCGGCACCAAATGGCGCAACGTCTCCGGCAACACCAATGTCGGACTGTTCGTGGAGTTCCTGAATTGCTGCAAGGCGTTCCACTACAGGGAATGCGACCGCGGATTCTCGCTGCACCAGCAGGACCCGACGCGCACCTGCGAATTGCACCGGATGGCGGAGCCGCTGGAGTGGGTGACGGCGCAGCTTCGCCGGCAGGTGGTGTGCTTCGAGACTCCGGCGAACTCGTTGAAGGCTCATGACCAGGTGTGGCACGTTGCCCTGGCCGGCAGCAGCATCCGCTCGCACAACGTGGTGCTGGCCATCGGCGCCGATCCCGTGTCGCTGCGGCTTCCCGGCGTCGAGGAAATCCCGCTCGCCGACGCGATGGACGCGCAGCGCCTGGCGGGCCACTGCTCTGCCAAGGACACAGTCGCCGTCTTCGGCTCGTCGCACTCGGCGATCCTGGCCATCCGGCTTCTCATCGAGCATTGCGGCGTGAAGCAGGTGGTCAATTTCTTCCAGGCGCCGTTGCGCTTCGCGGTGCCCATGGGCGACTGGATTCAAAACGATGACACCGGCCTCAAGGGCGCCACCGCGGAGTGGGCGCGGACGCACATCGAAGCCGCGTGCCACCCGAGGCTCGAGCGCCATGAATCCACCGAAGCCAACATGAAGCTTTATCTGCCGCGCTGCACGAAGGCGATCTACGCGGTGGGATTTGCGCGGCGGCACATCCCGGTCGCCGGGCTGCACGAGCTGCGCCACAACCCGAGCAACGGCGTCATCGCCCCGGGCTTGTTCGGCGTGGGCATCGCCTTCCCGGAGGCGAAGGTGAACCGCGACGGCACGCTCGAGCACCGCGTGGGCCTCTGGAAGTTCATGCAATACCTGAGTGAAGTCCTGCCGCATTGGCTCCGGACATCGGACTCGTAG